TCTAAATAAGAAGGAGATAACCATGGTTTATATAATTATAAAGTATGTAGCAAAATGCGTTATTCCGTTAAAATACAACATTGTCATAAAAAATGGAGATAAATTACATGAAATAGAAGGGCCATTGATTGTATCATCTAATCATACAAGTAGCCTTGACCCTATTTTAATTGGCCTCATTTTAGATAATCCTGTTTACTTTATGGCAAAAAAAGAATTATTTCGGACTCAAATAGGTGCTTGGTTTTTTACTGCAATGAATGCCATTTCTATTGACCGCAATGCCTATATGCTTATTAGGCCGATTAGAAAAGTACTGACTTTATTAGAAAGAAAGGAAGTGGTTGGTATTTTTCCAGAAGGAAAGAGGGTAAAAAAAGACAGAAAAGGAAAACCTAAAAATGGTGTCGCCTTTTTTGCATTAAAAGCTCGTGTTCCCGTACTGCCTATAGGGTTAATAATAAATGACAAACGACGACTATTCAGGCGAAAAGTTACCGTGATTATTGGAGAACCCATTGATTTAAGTGACTGTCCATTTAAAAATAGCTACAGCCAGATATCTGAATACATTATGGAAGTGTCCCACACACTCGTAAATCGTGAACAACTATCTGACAAGTATAAAACAATCATTGAACCACATCCGCAAATGAGTAAAAAAATGTAGAAATGATTTAAAAAGAAAGGTTGATTTTATATGTTAGGGTTTATTGTGAACGAATTATCAGGAAATGGTAGGGGGAAACGAGTATGGAGGAAAATTGAGCGCAGTGTACTACTTAAAGACATTGACTATACTGCACGTTTTACAAATGCTCCTAACCATGCTACCGAACTTGTTAAAGATCTATTGAACGAGAAGGTTGATATCATCATTGTGGTAGGAGGAGATGGCACGATTCATGAAGTGGTAAATCGCCTTGTTTTTCAACCAACTCCTCTAGGTGTTATCCCTACCGGTTCGGGAAATGATTTTGCCCGATCGTTATCTATTCCAATGAACCCCTTTAAAGCACTAGAACGTATTTTAATGAATGAGCCAGAATCGATTGATATTCTAGATCTTGGTAAACGTTATTGTTTAACAGTTACCGGAATTGGCTTAGATGGGCAAGTAGCGGCAACTGTAAACAAAGCAGTGTATAAAAGGTTTTTAAATTGGTGTCGCTTAGGTGGTTTATCTTACACAGTAAGCTTACTAGATACATTAGTTCGTTATGTACCGACCACGGTGAGATTAGTAATCGATGGGAAAGAAATGAGCTTTGAAAAAGTGTGGCTAGTTGCCATTGCAAATTCTCCATCATATGGGGGAGGAATAACAATTTGTCCCGATGCTTTATTTAATGATGGTCTATTAAATGTGTGTATTGTACATGGTCTTAATAAGTGGTCCTTGCTTCGCGTATTTCCAAAGGCTTTTAAAGGTAATCATATCGTTCTTAAAAAGAATGTTACTCTGATCCAAGGAAAGCAAATCTCTGTACTATCTGACCCGCCGGTCCCAGTCCATACAGATGGCGAACAATTGATGCTTAGTCCTGTAAAGGTAACGATCAAAAGAGAAGCGTTAAATATTATTTAATTCCCCATCCCCCCGTTCGAATAAGATAAAAGCACATACATAGCACGTGTTATCTTATAGACCTCTATGCACTAAGGTAAAAACTTTGGTGCTTTTTTCGTTTCAAATAAGTAATCATATTCGTAGATAAACAACGAATACACTATATTTTCCAAGGATAATCTTAGTCTCTTATTGTAATTCTTCATAAAGAGGTTTTCTCCTTTCCTACATGTAATGGGCTCTTACTCGAGAGGAGGGAATATATTGTTAGTATGAAAAAAATTAAAAAAATTATGTAGCCTTTGTTAAGGCAAATAGTCTAACTCTCTCATAAAACGCACCTTCAATTAGTGGTTGGTTTAGTTCTTCTCCTACTGATTGGTAGTTGAGTGACTCAGCTCATTAGCGTCTGTTATCTCCAACGTAAATAGCGTTACATCTCCTCTCAATTTTGAGCCGGGAGATTTACGGCCGCTTATCTCTGAAAAGAGGTGTAAGTATAAATTGCTCCAAAAATGAGAGGTTATAAAGGAAAGAGTCACGAAAGAGAGGGGATGTAAGAACATGAAGGATAAGCCGTTAATTTTTTCTGCTTCAATAGGAAATGGTCATACGCAGGCCGCCAAGGCTTTAAATGCCGAGCTTTTAAAGCAAGGTTACAGTCCAAAAATAGTTGATACATTTTATGAGCTCAACCCTTACCTCCATCATCTCATGCTTCATACATATTTAAGTATGATTAAATGGCAACCTTCAGCATGGAGAAAACTGTATTTCCATGCTGAACACGTGCCATTATTTCATCTTCTTGACAAATTTTCCGGGCTTTATATAAAGCAACTATATCGGCTCGTGAATCAAGATAACTGTCCATTCATAATTTCCACTCATCCTTTCGTGACAGCTTTTTTGTCAAATTTGATTATAAAAAAGAACCTTAATACTTCTTTTTACACGGTTATCACAGATTTTGTATTACACCCTGCTTATTTACGTGAGACTATAGACGGCTATTTTACAGCTTCATGTGAGATTGCTACATTTGCAGAAAAATATAATATTCCTCCTCAGCTTTTCACATCGACTGGTATCCCTATATTAGCTAGTAACACGATACCTTTAACAAAAGAAGAGGCGAGACAAAAATTAGGAATTCCTTTAACAGACAAAGTAGTTGTTATTGCTGGAGGTGGAAGAGGACTAACGAATTATAGTCGCATATTAAAGACATTAGATTCATTGGATGACGTTCTTCACATCATTTGTATGGTAGGTGAAAATATTCAAGCAAAAAAGAAGCTTTTAAGACAAAAAAGTAACCATAATCTTAAAATAGTAAGTTTTACTGATCAATTTATCGTTTTTTTAAAAGCAAGTGATATAATCCTTTCAAAAGCAGGTGGTGTGACGATGGCAGAAGCACTAGTTTGTGAAACACCTATCGTGCTTTTTCGTTCAGTGCCAGGACACGAAGAGCAAAATGCCCAACATTTAACCGATGAAGGTGCAGCCGTATCTGTGTCCTCATATAAAGAATT
The genomic region above belongs to Bacillus sp. A301a_S52 and contains:
- a CDS encoding 1-acyl-sn-glycerol-3-phosphate acyltransferase; translated protein: MVYIIIKYVAKCVIPLKYNIVIKNGDKLHEIEGPLIVSSNHTSSLDPILIGLILDNPVYFMAKKELFRTQIGAWFFTAMNAISIDRNAYMLIRPIRKVLTLLERKEVVGIFPEGKRVKKDRKGKPKNGVAFFALKARVPVLPIGLIINDKRRLFRRKVTVIIGEPIDLSDCPFKNSYSQISEYIMEVSHTLVNREQLSDKYKTIIEPHPQMSKKM
- a CDS encoding diacylglycerol kinase family lipid kinase; the protein is MLGFIVNELSGNGRGKRVWRKIERSVLLKDIDYTARFTNAPNHATELVKDLLNEKVDIIIVVGGDGTIHEVVNRLVFQPTPLGVIPTGSGNDFARSLSIPMNPFKALERILMNEPESIDILDLGKRYCLTVTGIGLDGQVAATVNKAVYKRFLNWCRLGGLSYTVSLLDTLVRYVPTTVRLVIDGKEMSFEKVWLVAIANSPSYGGGITICPDALFNDGLLNVCIVHGLNKWSLLRVFPKAFKGNHIVLKKNVTLIQGKQISVLSDPPVPVHTDGEQLMLSPVKVTIKREALNII
- a CDS encoding glycosyltransferase; its protein translation is MKDKPLIFSASIGNGHTQAAKALNAELLKQGYSPKIVDTFYELNPYLHHLMLHTYLSMIKWQPSAWRKLYFHAEHVPLFHLLDKFSGLYIKQLYRLVNQDNCPFIISTHPFVTAFLSNLIIKKNLNTSFYTVITDFVLHPAYLRETIDGYFTASCEIATFAEKYNIPPQLFTSTGIPILASNTIPLTKEEARQKLGIPLTDKVVVIAGGGRGLTNYSRILKTLDSLDDVLHIICMVGENIQAKKKLLRQKSNHNLKIVSFTDQFIVFLKASDIILSKAGGVTMAEALVCETPIVLFRSVPGHEEQNAQHLTDEGAAVSVSSYKELATTIFRVLYRNDVRERLITQARSLKRPFAAHHIVSCILHKEYEKTHRTVK